A window from Culex pipiens pallens isolate TS chromosome 3, TS_CPP_V2, whole genome shotgun sequence encodes these proteins:
- the LOC120427950 gene encoding 60S ribosomal protein L3 has product MSHRKFSAPRHGSMAFYPKKRASRHQGRIKAFPKDDPTKPVHLTAYLAYKAGMTHIVREADRPGSKINKKEVVEAVTILETPPIVIVGAVGYIETPFGPRALCNVWAQHLSEECRRRFYKNWHVSKKKAFTKASKKWTDDLGKKSIEDNFKKMIRYCKFIRVIAHSQIRLIKQGQKKAHIIEIQLNGGTIEDKVNWVKEHLEKPVPVADVFGQDEMVDCVAVTKGKGFKGVTSRWHTKKLPRKTHKGLRKVACIGAWHPSRVAFTVARAGQKGYHHRTEINKKIYRIGAGIHTKDGKVVKNSAATEYDLTDKTITPMGGFPFYGEINQDFLMIKGCCIGAKRRIITLRKSLLTHTKRASLEQIKLKFIDTSSKMGHGRFQTPADKKAYYGVLKKDRIREEKAQAAAAAAAAKSSA; this is encoded by the exons ATG TCTCACCGCAAGTTCTCCGCGCCCCGTCATGGCTCAATGGCGTTCTACCCCAAGAAGCGCGCCTCGCGCCACCAGGGCCGCATAAAGGCTTTCCCCAAGGATGACCCCACCAAGCCGGTCCATCTGACGGCGTACCTGGCCTACAAGGCCGGTATGACCCACATCGTGCGCGAGGCCGATCGTCCCGGATCAA AGATCAACAAGAAGGAGGTCGTAGAGGCTGTTACCATCCTGGAAACACCTCCGATCGTGATCGTCGGTGCCGTTGGCTACATCGAGACCCCGTTCGGACCACGTGCTCTGTGCAACGTTTGGGCCCAGCATCTGTCCGAGGAGTGCCGTCGCCGTTTCTACAAGAACTG GCACGTGAGCAAGAAGAAGGCTTTCACCAAGGCCTCCAAGAAGTGGACCGACGATCTGGGCAAGAAGTCGATCGAGGACAACTTTAAGAAGATGATCCGCTACTGCAAGTTCATCCGCGTCATCGCGCACTCGCAG ATCCGTCTGATCAAGCAAGGTCAGAAGAAGGCCCACATCATCGAGATCCAGCTGAACGGTGGAACCATCGAGGATAAGGTCAACTGGGTCAAGGAGCACCTGGAGAAGCCCGTGCCGGTGGCCGATGTGTTCGGACAGGACGAGATGGTCGATTGCGTTGCCGTCACCAAGGGTAAGGGTTTCAAGGGTGTGACCAGCCGTTGGCACACCAAGAAGCTGCCCCGCAAGACGCACAAGGGTCTGCGTAAGGTCGCTTGTATCGGTGCCTGGCATCCGTCCCGTGTGGCGTTCACCGTCGCCCGTGCCGGTCAGAAGGGTTACCATCACCGTACCGAGATCAACAAGAAGATCTACCGCATCGGAGCTGGCATCCACACCAAGGATGGCAAG GTCGTCAAGAACAGCGCCGCGACCGAGTACGATCTGACGGACAAGACCATCACGCCGATGGGAGGCTTCCCCTTCTACGGTGAGATCAATCAGGACTTCCTAATGATCAAGGGCTGCTGCATCGGTGCCAAGCGCCGTATCATCACGCTGCGCAAGTCGCTGCTGACGCACACCAAGCGCGCCTCGCTGGAACAGATCAAGCTCAAGTTCATCGACACCTCGTCGAAGATGGGCCATGGTCGCTTCCAGACGCCGGCCGACAAGAAGGCCTACTACGGTGTGCTCAAGAAGGACCGCATCCGCGAGGAGAAGGCCCAGGCTGCGGCTGCCGCTGCCGCCGCCAAGTCGTCGGCTTAA
- the LOC120427936 gene encoding uncharacterized protein LOC120427936 has product MADENPEFTKTPCSTCKEVSTEDEVMVGCDCCKLWFHARCVNFNPADKKSGKKWYCPDKDCQKKKKTKKSVEVPLPVPPELQEKLDALEETRKRAEAEQEMTRVLKEKEFELAAYLQERQMKIDEELREKEAKRAEELRERDFKRREADLAAEMVKKEEHLKRIQQLETTFRDKSASIDKLLKNSSTPLRNPEVKPLTEGNVAKHDGREDPEVNPAKPGDIPDNPGTNPGTPGSNPGSTKSSKKPESSSDSSSASSVSTDANGDGKSGKTAKSTKVDVSKPDGLGLHGSGPTKAQRAARQGLTRKLPDFHGKPEEWPLFFAAYQASNEACGYTDVENLVRLQDCLKGRALEEVRGQLILPKSVPRVIAKLRQIYGRPEVLLQSHLQRVRKLEPPRADKLGSFIPFGNAVEQLCEHIEAAELTAHLVNPILIQELVDKLPDGEKRSWVHYKRKKREVNLRTLTNFLSKIVEDACEATVNLDYKPDVRAASGSSGRSRNKEKAALFNHSVAEESTERREQKQQRPCKACQCTDHRLWNCEDFKKLPYEDRAKMATKWKLCQRCLNDHGGQCKLKLRCNVGECREPHNALLHPETRAVGMNAHITSTSPVLFRMLPVKVYCGERSMIVLAFLDEGSSLTLIESGLADRLGLLETKEKLTIKWTANITRVEQHSRRTNIWASAINGTNGEKLLLQSVRTVDKLMLPRQTLNAAEVSSRYDHLRGLPMDSYDGRPGMLIGLNNIHSFAPLETKVGTIVDPVAVRCKLGWTVYGPRDAESAGASCFLGCHQEVTNEELHDLLKSHYSLEEAVVTVQRESVEDQRARKIMEETTRRVGDRFETGLLWKTDDVKFPNSYPMAVRRMKQLEKKLERSPELYDNVKKQILDYQAKGYAHEATAEELNETDNNKAFYLPLNVVVNPKKPGKVRLVWDAAATIGVVSLNSMLVKGPDLLVPLVSVICGFRERRVAFGGDIREMYHQLKIISGDKQAQRFLFRDNINEEPKVYVMDVATFGSKSSPASAQYVKNRNAEEHAGQYPDAVAAIINRHYVDDYFDSVDTVEEAVKRAKQVSHVHKQGGFEIRNWVSNSPEVLTALGEEKPMSPVLLNQDKQTPSERVLGVRWDPEMDEFAFAVMHREELMKYLKEGKRPTKRIVLSCVMGFFDPLGLLSPFTIHGKIIIQHLWRTGCRWDQDIDDEAWILWKRWTALLPEVEALRFPRSYFGDAMSSSIESLELHIFSDASELAYGCAAYLRAVIDGQVHCSLVMARSKVAPLKRQSIPRLELMAACMGARMSQQILGTHTLQIDHTVFWTDSRTVLAWLRADPYKYKQFVAFRVGEILELTRLDDWRWVPSKKNIADVLTKWGPGPPLQNDSEWRNGPAILFEQDNLVSPPEQIEETNEEARGVVLFHGTVNVEAVSTWTKLVRVTATAVRFIENCRRKKDGRPVLTAKATSRLAKLVKAQHETDVQPLQQDELRKAERILWKQAQFESFPDEMSVLTKNLQLKQGELPEKIERSSPLYKLLPVLDEDGVLRVRGRLEKNESIPFDKRFPIILGRKHAVTKKIIQHYHEKYGHANRETVFNELRQKFWIPNARAAILEVVKECVWCKVNRCVPFVPTMAPLPVERTAATMRPFSAVGVDYLGPVEVTVGRRREKRWIAVFTCLAVRAVHLEVVHSLTTQSCLMALRRFACKRGVPEKVFSDNATCFRGADAAMTKAINKKCAEQMTSATTAWSFIPPGTPHMGGAWERMVRSVKEALRALDDGRKLNDEILSTSLAEAEDMINTRPLTYVPQESAEEEAITPNHFLRGTVTSADLKLDETVDTAAALRDVYKRSQQLAGKMWERWSKEYLPSLNRRPKWFEDRKPLEAGDLVFVVDGKNRKSWVRGRVVEVFSGSDGRVRQADVRTADGKVNRRAVVNLAVLEIRDGKSDVPEGPTDLTGWGVATAGMGTLADGATPAV; this is encoded by the coding sequence ATGGCTGACGAAAATCCGGAATTCACAAAGACTCCCTGCTCAACCTGCAAAGAGGTGTCGACCGAGGATGAGGTGATGGTGGGCTGCGATTGCTGCAAGCTGTGGTTCCATGCTCGGTGCGTCAACTTCAATCCGGCTGATAAGAAGTCGGGGAAGAAATGGTACTGTCCGGACAAGGACTgccagaagaagaaaaagactAAGAAGTCTGTTGAGGTACCGCTCCCAGTGCCCCCCGAGTTGCAAGAAAAGCTGGATGCTTTGGAAGAAACTCGGAAGCGTGCGGAAGCGGAACAGGAGATGACGCGAGTCCTGAAGGAGAAGGAGTTTGAACTGGCTGCTTATCTTCAGGAGCGTCAGATGAAGATCGACGAAGAGCTCCGCGAGAAGGAAGCCAAAAGGGCTGAGGAACTTCGCGAGAGGGACTTCAAGCGGCGCGAGGCCGATCTAGCGGCGGAGATGGTGAAGAAGGAGGAGCACCTGAAGCGGATCCAACAGCTGGAAACAACGTTCCGGGACAAAAGCGCCTCCATCGACAAGCTGCTGAAAAACAGTAGTACTCCGCTAAGAAACCCCGAAGTCAAACCGCTGACTGAAGGAAACGTCGCTAAACACGACGGCCGCGAAGATCCTGAGGTCAATCCGGCGAAACCTGGAGACATTCCGGATAATCCTGGGACCAATCCGGGAACTCCTGGAAGCAATCCGGGTTCGACGAAGTCGTCTAAGAAACCGGAGTCCTCGTCGGATAGTTCGTCGGCGTCCAGCGTCTCGACCGACGCCAACGGTGACGGAAAGAGCGGAAAAACGGCAAAGTCGACCAAAGTTGATGTGTCCAAGCCAGACGGGCTGGGGCTGCACGGATCGGGTCCAACGAAGGCCCAGCGAGCTGCACGACAAGGGCTGACAAGGAAGCTGCCAGACTTCCACGGCAAGCCAGAAGAGTGGCCATTGTTCTTCGCGGCCTACCAAGCGTCAAACGAAGCCTGCGGGTACACGGACGTGGAAAATCTCGTGCGACTACAGGACTGCCTGAAAGGCAGAGCGCTCGAGGAGGTGCGTGGCCAGCTCATTCTGCCCAAGTCGGTTCCGCGTGTGATCGCCAAGCTTCGCCAGATCTACGGCCGCCCAGAAGTGCTGCTGCAAAGCCACCTGCAACGAGTGCGCAAGCTGGAGCCGCCGAGAGCGGACAAGTTGGGATCGTTCATCCCGTTCGGCAATGCAGTGGAACAATTGTGCGAACACATCGAAGCCGCAGAACTAACGGCGCATCTGGTCAATCCGATCTTGATCCAGGAACTCGTCGACAAGCTCCCGGACGGGGAGAAGAGGAGTTGGGTGCACTACAAGCGCAAGAAGCGCGAGGTGAATCTGCGTACGCTCACCAACTTTCTCTCGAAGATCGTCGAGGACGCGTGCGAGGCGACGGTCAACCTAGACTACAAACCGGACGTCAGAGCAGCGTCGGGATCGAGCGGCCGAAGCCGAAACAAAGAGAAAGCCGCACTGTTCAACCATAGCGTTGCAGAGGAATCTACAGAGCGGCGAGAGCAGAAACAGCAAAGGCCGTGCAAGGCGTGCCAGTGCACGGACCATCGGCTGTGGAACTGCGAGGACTTCAAGAAGCTGCCCTACGAAGATCGAGCGAAGATGGCGACGAAGTGGAAGCTTTGCCAACGCTGCCTGAATGACCACGGCGGCCAATGCAAGCTCAAACTTCGCTGCAACGTCGGAGAGTGTCGCGAGCCGCACAATGCTTTGCTTCATCCGGAGACCAGGGCAGTCGGCATGAACGCACACATTACGTCCACGAGTCCCGTGCTGTTCCGGATGCTCCCGGTAAAAGTCTACTGCGGTGAGAGATCAATGATCGTGCTCGCTTTCCTCGACGAGGGTTCGTCCCTCACCCTGATCGAAAGTGGTCTAGCCGACCGTTTGGGGCTGTTGGAGACAAAGGAAAAGCTCACTATCAAGTGGACGGCCAACATCACGCGAGTGGAACAACATTCGAGGCGGACAAATATCTGGGCGTCGGCGATCAACGGGACTAATGGCGAGAAGTTGCTGCTGCAATCTGTCCGTACGGTGGACAAGCTGATGTTGCCACGCCAAACACTAAATGCTGCTGAAGTTTCGTCACGCTACGATCACTTGCGCGGGCTTCCGATGGATTCGTACGACGGTCGGCCAGGAATGCTGATCGGGTTGAATAACATTCATTCATTCGCACCGCTGGAAACGAAGGTCGGCACGATTGTCGATCCGGTGGCGGTCCGGTGCAAGCTCGGCTGGACGGTCTACGGACCGCGGGATGCAGAGTCGGCGGGCGCGAGCTGTTTCCTCGGATGCCACCAAGAAGTGACGAACGAGGAGCTGCACGATCTTCTCAAAAGCCACTATTCGCTGGAAGAAGCGGTGGTGACTGTGCAGCGGGAGTCGGTCGAGGATCAGCGGGCGAGGAAGATCATGGAGGAAACTACACGTCGCGTGGGTGACCGCTTCGAGACCGGACTGCTGTGGAAGACCGACGACGTCAAGTTCCCGAACAGCTACCCGATGGCTGTGAGGCGGATGAAGCAGCTGGAGAAGAAACTTGAGCGTTCGCCGGAACTGTACGACAACGTCAAGAAGCAGATTCTGGACTACCAGGCCAAGGGATACGCGCACGAAGCCACCGCGGAGGAACTGAACGAAACGGATAACAACAAAGCGTTCTACTTGCCGCTCAACGTGGTGGTGAACCCGAAGAAGCCGGGGAAAGTTCGGCTGGTTTGGGATGCGGCGGCGACGATCGGTGTTGTCTCTCTCAACTCGATGCTGGTGAAGGGACCAGATCTGCTCGTGCCACTGGTGTCGGTGATCTGTGGGTTCCGCGAACGACGGGTTGCTTTCGGCGGGGACATCCGCGAGATGTACCACCAGCTGAAGATTATCTCCGGGGACAAGCAAGCTCAACGCTTCCTATTCCGGGACAACATCAACGAAGAGCCGAAAGTGTACGTGATGGACGTCGCTACATTCGGGTCGAAGAGTTCGCCGGCGTCGGCGCAGTACGTCAAGAACCGCAATGCGGAAGAGCATGCCGGTCAGTACCCAGACGCCGTGGCGGCGATCATCAATCGGCACTACGTCGATGACTATTTCGACAGCGTCGACACCGTCGAGGAAGCTGTCAAGCGGGCGAAGCAGGTGAGCCACGTCCACAAACAAGGTGGTTTCGAGATCCGCAACTGGGTGTCCAACTCGCCGGAAGTGCTGACTGCTCTGGGCGAAGAGAAACCGATGAGTCCGGTGTTGCTGAACCAGGACAAGCAAACACCCAGCGAGCGCGTACTCGGCGTGCGGTGGGACCCGGAGATGGACGAATTCGCCTTCGCCGTGATGCACCGCGAAGAACTGATGAAGTACCTGAAAGAGGGGAAAAGGCCAACCAAACGGATCGTGCTGAGCTGCGTAATGGGATTTTTCGATCCGCTCGGTCTGCTGTCGCCGTTCACAATCCACGGGAAGATCATCATCCAACATTTGTGGCGAACCGGCTGCAGATGGGACCAAGACATTGACGACGAAGCCTGGATTCTGTGGAAGCGGTGGACGGCACTGCTGCCGGAAGTCGAAGCGCTGCGGTTTCCCCGGAGCTACTTCGGCGATGCGATGTCCTCGTCGATCGAGAGTCTCGAGCTGCACATCTTCAGCGACGCGAGCGAGCTGGCCTACGGTTGTGCGGCGTATCTACGCGCGGTCATCGACGGCCAAGTTCACTGCAGTCTCGTCATGGCGCGATCGAAGGTGGCGCCGCTGAAACGACAATCAATTCCACGACTGGAGTTGATGGCGGCGTGCATGGGAGCGCGCATGAGCCAGCAGATCCTCGGAACTCACACGCTGCAGATCGACCATACCGTTTTCTGGACCGACTCGAGGACCGTCCTTGCGTGGCTGCGCGCAGATCCCTACAAGTACAAGCAGTTCGTCGCCTTTCGGGTCGGGGAGATTCTGGAGCTGACGAGACTGGACGATTGGAGATGGGTGCCTTCCAAGAAGAACATCGCGGACGTTCTCACGAAGTGGGGACCTGGACCGCCACTGCAGAACGACTCGGAATGGCGGAACGGTCCGGCGATACTGTTCGAGCAGGATAACCTCGTCTCACCGCCTGAGCAGATCGAGGAGACGAACGAAGAAGCACGAGGCGTGGTATTGTTCCACGGGACAGTCAACGTAGAAGCGGTCTCGACGTGGACAAAGCTGGTGAGGGTGACTGCAACGGCGGTACGCTTCATCGAAAATTGTCGTCGCAAAAAGGACGGCCGTCCAGTACTGACTGCAAAGGCCACGAGTCGCCTAGCCAAGCTGGTCAAAGCGCAGCACGAGACGGATGTTCAACCGCTGCAACAAGACGAGCTGCGGAAGGCCGAGAGGATTCTGTGGAAGCAAGCGCAGTTCGAGAGCTTCCCTGATGAGATGAGCGTGCTGACAAAGAACCTACAGCTGAAACAGGGTGAGTTGCCGGAGAAGATCGAGCGGTCGAGTCCGCTCTACAAGCTGCTGCCGGTGCTCGACGAGGATGGTGTTCTGCGCGTTCGTGGAAGGCTGGAGAAGAACGAATCGATCCCGTTCGACAAACGATTCCCGATCATCCTGGGTCGAAAACACGCCGTCACCAAGAAGATCATCCAGCACTACCACGAGAAGTACGGTCACGCGAATCGGGAGACCGTGTTCAACGAGCTGCGTCAGAAGTTCTGGATTCCGAACGCACGGGCCGCGATCCTGGAGGTGGTCAAGGAGTGTGTGTGGTGCAAGGTGAACCGTTGCGTGCCGTTCGTCCCAACAATGGCGCCGCTTCCGGTCGAACGCACTGCAGCAACCATGCGACCGTTCAGCGCGGTGGGCGTCGATTACCTGGGACCGGTCGAAGTCACGGTGGGTCGCCGCAGAGAGAAGCGCTGGATCGCCGTCTTCACGTGTCTAGCGGTCAGGGCGGTGCATCTCGAAGTGGTCCATAGCCTCACCACGCAATCGTGCCTGATGGCCCTCCGGAGGTTCGCGTGCAAGCGAGGCGTTCCCGAGAAAGTGTTCTCCGACAATGCTACGTGCTTTCGGGGAGCGGACGCGGCGATGACGAAGGCGATCAACAAGAAGTGCGCGGAGCAGATGACGTCGGCGACCACTGCATGGTCCTTTATCCCACCTGGGACGCCCCACATGGGCGGGGCCTGGGAACGGATGGTGCGATCGGTGAAGGAGGCGTTGCGCGCACTCGACGACGGACGAAAGCTGAACGACGAAATTCTCTCCACATCTTTGGCGGAGGCCGAAGACATGATCAACACTCGGCCGTTGACGTACGTCCCTCAAGAGTCCGCTGAAGAAGAAGCCATCACGCCAAACCATTTCCTGCGCGGGACGGTAACGAGCGCGGACCTAAAGCTGGACGAGACGGTGGACACCGCTGCAGCACTACGAGACGTGTACAAGCGAAGCCAGCAGCTAGCGGGCAAGATGTGGGAGCGGTGGTCGAAGGAGTACCTGCCCTCGCTGAACCGGCGTCCAAAGTGGTTCGAGGATCGCAAGCCCCTCGAAGCGGGTGACCTGGTGTTCGTGGTCGACGGCAAGAACCGAAAGAGCTGGGTACGAGGTCGAGTGGTGGAGGTGTTCAGCGGGTCGGACGGACGCGTTCGGCAAGCGGACGTGAGGACAGCAGACGGGAAGGTCAACAGGAGAGCAGTGGTTAATTTAGCGGTGTTGGAGATCAGAGACGGTAAGTCCGACGTGCCGGAAGGCCCGACGGATCTTACGGGCTGGGGTGTTGCTACCGCTGGGATGGGCACACTGGCCGACGGTGCAACGCCGGCGGTGTAA